One stretch of Campylobacter sp. DNA includes these proteins:
- the aroQ gene encoding type II 3-dehydroquinate dehydratase, with protein MKIMVIQGPNINMLGMREPAIYGVMKMEDIHKQMKAVADQSGNEIEFFQSNFEGEIIDKIQECFGTCDGIIINPAAYTHTSLAIRDALAAVSLPVIEVHISNIARREELRQKSLIAPVTAGQIIGFGPVGYHLAMIGMIQIFEQIKAARAEQKAE; from the coding sequence ATGAAAATTATGGTGATTCAAGGACCGAATATCAATATGCTCGGTATGCGCGAGCCCGCTATTTACGGGGTTATGAAGATGGAGGATATCCATAAGCAGATGAAGGCGGTCGCCGATCAGAGCGGCAACGAGATCGAGTTTTTTCAGAGCAATTTCGAAGGCGAGATCATCGATAAGATCCAAGAGTGCTTCGGCACCTGCGACGGCATCATCATCAATCCCGCCGCCTACACGCACACTTCGCTTGCCATCCGAGATGCGCTTGCCGCAGTCAGCCTACCTGTGATCGAGGTGCATATCTCAAACATCGCTCGCAGAGAGGAGCTTAGACAAAAAAGTCTAATAGCGCCCGTAACAGCGGGTCAGATCATCGGTTTCGGCCCCGTGGGATACCATCTGGCGATGATCGGAATGATTCAAATTTTTGAGCAGATCAAGGCAGCCAGAGCCGAGCAGAAAGCCGAGTAG
- a CDS encoding P-loop NTPase → MQTKIVNFLSAKGGVGKSVIAANFAEILSEQGYRTAIIEAPNLNNQEIILNALQRKRISLPSAVAVKISQNLTLVSPAVASQNSVNSANSAAQNSIKNASSSADYCVMQNSTDSTQNRGGDESGGSYNYAKKLTSFDGKNNSENFAASNSIANAAKNSTNCAAKKPQNCEDGWNFTESESLENFKSDDFTKQNSIPDENSQNSASKDEMKNSARSSNPEEAGNFANAKAHESPARFASELKEAGIFDFILIDAGLEYLGDFLSIGDENIVLCANEPCSINNTYALLKTLGASKKEVLFLLNFTASEDDAVMIYENLKSVAHRNISELGFKLLGFVPFCKQVAVCSQNRALFNSHYPFSPATIALRQSVSRFLSKQGCGPIDMSAYRGVGGFLRKLSNLV, encoded by the coding sequence ATGCAAACTAAAATCGTAAATTTTTTAAGCGCCAAGGGCGGAGTCGGCAAGAGCGTGATTGCAGCAAATTTCGCCGAAATTCTAAGCGAGCAGGGCTACCGCACGGCGATCATAGAAGCGCCGAATTTAAACAATCAAGAGATCATTTTAAACGCTTTGCAAAGAAAGAGGATTTCGCTACCAAGCGCTGTCGCAGTAAAAATTTCTCAAAATTTAACGCTCGTCTCGCCCGCGGTTGCTTCACAAAATTCTGTAAATAGCGCGAATTCTGCGGCGCAAAATTCTATCAAAAACGCAAGCTCTAGCGCGGACTATTGCGTCATGCAAAATTCTACGGATAGCACACAAAATCGGGGAGGCGATGAAAGTGGCGGCTCGTACAATTACGCGAAAAAACTCACGAGCTTTGATGGCAAAAACAACTCAGAAAATTTCGCCGCTTCAAATTCAATAGCAAACGCTGCAAAAAATTCTACGAATTGTGCAGCCAAAAAGCCGCAAAATTGCGAAGATGGATGGAATTTTACAGAATCAGAAAGCCTAGAGAATTTTAAAAGCGATGATTTCACCAAGCAAAATTCAATCCCTGACGAGAATTCTCAAAATTCCGCAAGTAAAGATGAAATGAAAAATTCCGCCCGTTCATCAAATCCCGAAGAAGCCGGAAATTTCGCAAACGCAAAGGCTCACGAAAGCCCCGCTCGCTTCGCAAGCGAGCTAAAAGAGGCGGGAATCTTCGATTTTATTTTGATCGATGCGGGGCTTGAGTATCTTGGAGATTTTTTGAGCATCGGCGACGAAAATATCGTGCTGTGCGCGAACGAACCCTGCTCGATCAACAACACCTACGCGCTTTTAAAGACGCTTGGAGCGAGCAAAAAAGAGGTTTTGTTTTTGCTAAATTTCACCGCGAGCGAGGATGATGCCGTGATGATTTACGAAAATCTAAAGTCGGTCGCGCACCGCAATATAAGCGAACTGGGCTTTAAATTGCTAGGCTTTGTGCCGTTTTGCAAACAAGTAGCCGTCTGCTCACAAAATCGCGCGCTTTTTAACTCACACTATCCGTTTTCGCCCGCTACCATCGCGCTTAGACAGAGTGTCTCGCGATTTTTAAGCAAGCAGGGCTGCGGGCCGATCGATATGAGTGCTTACCGCGGCGTCGGCGGATTCTTACGAAAACTTAGCAACCTAGTATGA
- the folK gene encoding 2-amino-4-hydroxy-6-hydroxymethyldihydropteridine diphosphokinase, whose translation MRLKKNGFYECADALCVVKSAVFPIRRRERGNFKNLYLLGLGGNLGDVRRRFERFYRTLQSDTRFFVAQNSLILKNRPFGFLRQENFLNAVMLVQSSLAPIALLKIMQRAELKFGRKRSFKNAPRTLDVDILYASAKVRSSSRLALPHPGANERISVILPLGEMKFKRGLICKLKS comes from the coding sequence ATGCGACTTAAGAAAAATGGATTTTACGAGTGCGCGGACGCGCTATGCGTCGTAAAAAGCGCCGTTTTTCCGATAAGGCGTCGCGAGCGCGGAAATTTTAAAAATTTATACCTGCTCGGGCTCGGCGGGAATTTAGGGGATGTCAGGCGACGCTTCGAGCGATTTTATCGCACTTTACAAAGCGACACGCGCTTTTTTGTAGCGCAAAATTCCTTGATCTTAAAAAACAGGCCGTTCGGCTTTTTGCGGCAGGAAAATTTTTTAAACGCCGTGATGCTAGTGCAAAGCTCCCTAGCGCCGATTGCGCTGCTTAAGATTATGCAGCGCGCGGAGCTGAAATTTGGGCGCAAACGAAGCTTTAAAAACGCGCCGCGCACGCTGGACGTGGATATTTTATACGCAAGCGCAAAAGTAAGGTCCAGCAGCAGGCTGGCTCTGCCGCATCCGGGAGCAAACGAGCGCATAAGCGTGATTTTGCCGCTTGGAGAGATGAAATTTAAAAGAGGACTGATATGCAAACTAAAATCGTAA
- a CDS encoding cupin domain-containing protein — protein sequence MQRIFHIKDAICSDERAVKTTFFTTEATCGAVWIVKRGQVVAPHIHPDGDDVWICLSGRGVFYPSKGEEVPICAGDLIISKSGECHGMKNTGDEDFVFASVTAPIPCGYEAL from the coding sequence ATGCAAAGAATTTTTCATATAAAAGATGCTATTTGTAGCGACGAGCGAGCCGTAAAAACGACATTTTTTACTACGGAGGCCACTTGCGGCGCGGTTTGGATCGTCAAACGCGGCCAGGTCGTAGCGCCTCATATCCACCCAGACGGCGATGACGTGTGGATTTGCTTAAGCGGACGCGGCGTGTTTTATCCGAGCAAGGGCGAGGAGGTACCGATCTGTGCGGGCGATCTAATCATTTCCAAAAGCGGAGAGTGCCACGGTATGAAAAATACGGGCGATGAGGATTTTGTGTTTGCAAGCGTTACGGCGCCGATTCCGTGCGGTTACGAAGCGCTTTGA
- a CDS encoding M24 family metallopeptidase, whose product MKNFILKDENAVYHECGYSCDNAIFLSLAGRKFFLTDARYSIEARELCKDTEVIEVERNLIKDARLFLRKAGVAELGYNPYDFSAGEWEALSKGLGIKFKARANFSQISRIIKSEDEIKILKRAAQLGAERFDEFAAFVRSSGEGMSEEELFFNAELIFKKKGELALSFSPIVAINENAAKAHALPSKKRLRQGDLLLLDAGVKFNRYCSDRTRTACFDENFNFGKEQNFKNAKRQEIYEIVKEAQALAIAAVMPGKKAREIDAAARDFIAAQGLGEAFFHSTGHGVGVDIHELPFISKRGDTVLKEGMVFSVEPGIYLPGEFGVRIEDVVVVRENGAEIL is encoded by the coding sequence TTGAAAAATTTTATCCTAAAGGACGAAAACGCTGTTTACCACGAGTGCGGATACAGTTGCGACAACGCGATATTTTTAAGTCTCGCGGGGCGCAAATTTTTCCTTACCGATGCGCGTTATAGCATCGAGGCGCGCGAGCTTTGCAAAGACACCGAGGTGATCGAGGTCGAGCGAAATTTGATAAAAGACGCGCGGCTGTTTTTACGAAAGGCAGGCGTTGCTGAGCTTGGCTATAACCCGTACGATTTTAGCGCGGGCGAGTGGGAAGCGCTGAGCAAGGGCCTTGGGATAAAATTTAAGGCGCGGGCGAATTTTTCGCAAATTTCGCGCATAATAAAATCAGAGGATGAGATAAAAATTTTAAAACGCGCGGCGCAGCTTGGCGCTGAAAGATTTGACGAATTTGCCGCGTTCGTGCGCTCTAGCGGCGAAGGGATGAGCGAAGAGGAGCTGTTTTTTAACGCCGAGCTCATCTTTAAGAAAAAGGGCGAGCTCGCGCTTAGCTTTTCGCCTATCGTCGCGATCAACGAAAACGCCGCAAAGGCGCATGCTTTGCCGAGTAAAAAGCGGCTACGGCAGGGCGATTTGCTCCTGCTTGACGCGGGGGTTAAATTTAACCGCTACTGCTCCGATAGGACGCGTACGGCGTGCTTTGACGAAAATTTTAACTTCGGCAAAGAGCAAAATTTTAAAAACGCCAAGCGGCAAGAAATTTACGAGATAGTAAAAGAGGCGCAAGCTCTGGCGATCGCTGCGGTTATGCCCGGCAAAAAGGCGCGCGAGATCGACGCGGCGGCTAGGGATTTTATCGCCGCTCAGGGTCTAGGCGAAGCGTTTTTTCACAGCACGGGACACGGCGTCGGAGTCGATATCCACGAGCTTCCCTTTATCTCAAAGCGCGGAGATACCGTGCTAAAAGAGGGCATGGTCTTTAGCGTGGAGCCTGGAATTTATTTGCCCGGCGAGTTTGGCGTGCGCATTGAGGACGTCGTGGTCGTGCGCGAAAACGGGGCTGAAATTTTATGA
- a CDS encoding DKNYY domain-containing protein, with the protein MYEDFTQEPKDERAQKKRKARARKVEADRKSARDAPRGMPLWRKIVLGAIFVFAAFSVLILAAVINSSDDYSPRDDEQIKYSDFYKKGDEIYALVVGAGYFAIPSADAASFRVLDFGSGYRSNVAADKNAVYCGNIAMSELEPARTKAVAFGYVSDGRISYFCDGEAVPNDALGAFKLTYETLAHIFWDAPKPQSYLYKFKRMDATDLRQIAGVYYATEGSRAFYKGEVLPDADAASLRQIEGSDGRASDVYAADGASVYFKNLRLDARDNGGHYDLFKQRLSYFLWDAKSGDVFANDLKFDPATAPYAPLNRQLAHSNHLLFASPGGIYYFDENDGKQKRAGGNPFAGEVRALSGSVFQSGERIYFLERADVWGGGRSTRRLVARKSGLFALELPHEWRRVGGVHGGLYGWVYSNGGRFFYFDDLGSSQLIDRCIYEIRDLDLVEILLQKSSFGTSKIREMIKSGGLEAVDGELLFEVKTRVEF; encoded by the coding sequence ATGTATGAAGATTTTACGCAAGAGCCAAAGGATGAGCGCGCGCAAAAGAAGCGCAAAGCTAGGGCGCGCAAGGTAGAAGCAGATCGTAAGTCGGCGCGAGACGCGCCTCGGGGCATGCCGCTTTGGCGCAAGATCGTGCTTGGCGCGATATTTGTATTCGCGGCTTTTAGCGTGCTTATTCTGGCGGCTGTTATAAATTCCAGCGACGACTACTCGCCGCGGGACGATGAGCAGATCAAATACAGCGATTTTTATAAAAAAGGAGATGAAATTTACGCCCTCGTGGTGGGCGCGGGCTATTTTGCGATACCGAGCGCGGATGCGGCGAGCTTTCGGGTTTTGGATTTCGGCTCCGGCTACCGCTCCAACGTTGCGGCGGATAAAAACGCCGTATATTGCGGAAATATCGCGATGAGCGAGCTAGAGCCCGCGCGCACGAAAGCTGTAGCGTTCGGATACGTAAGCGACGGACGGATCAGTTATTTTTGCGACGGCGAGGCGGTGCCCAACGACGCGCTGGGGGCGTTTAAGCTCACTTATGAAACCTTGGCGCATATTTTTTGGGATGCGCCCAAACCGCAAAGCTACCTCTATAAATTTAAACGCATGGACGCCACGGATCTGCGCCAAATCGCGGGCGTATATTACGCTACAGAAGGCTCTCGCGCGTTTTATAAGGGAGAGGTTTTGCCGGACGCCGATGCCGCGAGCCTGCGCCAGATAGAGGGAAGCGATGGGCGTGCTAGCGACGTTTACGCCGCGGACGGCGCGAGCGTGTATTTTAAAAACCTGCGCCTTGACGCGCGCGATAACGGCGGGCATTACGATCTTTTTAAGCAGCGGTTGAGCTATTTTTTGTGGGATGCGAAAAGCGGCGATGTTTTTGCGAACGATTTAAAATTTGACCCAGCCACCGCGCCCTATGCTCCGCTAAATAGGCAGCTTGCGCACTCAAACCATCTACTTTTTGCCTCCCCTGGCGGCATCTACTATTTCGACGAGAACGACGGAAAGCAAAAGCGCGCGGGAGGCAACCCCTTCGCAGGCGAGGTTCGCGCGCTTAGCGGCAGCGTATTTCAAAGCGGCGAGCGGATATATTTTTTAGAGCGCGCGGATGTTTGGGGCGGCGGTCGCAGCACTCGCAGGCTGGTCGCTCGCAAAAGTGGACTTTTCGCGCTCGAGCTGCCGCACGAGTGGCGCAGGGTCGGCGGCGTGCACGGCGGGCTATACGGCTGGGTCTATTCAAACGGCGGGCGATTTTTCTACTTCGACGATCTGGGCTCTTCGCAGCTGATAGATCGGTGCATTTATGAGATCAGGGATCTAGACTTGGTTGAAATTTTGCTTCAAAAAAGCAGCTTTGGCACGAGTAAAATTCGCGAGATGATAAAGAGCGGCGGGCTTGAGGCGGTGGACGGCGAGCTGCTTTTTGAGGTAAAGACGCGGGTGGAATTTTAG
- the mnmA gene encoding tRNA 2-thiouridine(34) synthase MnmA has product MKILVAMSGGVDSSMCAKLLQDAGHEVQGCYMKLHAKPGYHEANIAKVRKVGEFLGIKIHILDLQEDFNRDVYEPFVQAYIGGLTPNPCALCNRRIKLGKLLEFAREQGFERLATGHYVRIEDGLLKAAVDLSKDQSYFLANIDPAALEFMLFPLGGMYKKDVKEAARAYAELSQIASASESSEICFVDTTYIDVLNRHTGTKMPGIVRDRAGNAIGTHEGYMHYTIGKRRGFTVHGAHEPHFVLSIDPHKNEIVVGGKDELATYEFDTENFNAFLSRDEILNMPGLGVKIRYRSAKLPVKISPREDGGVHAVLSMPAAGIAPAQLAVFYDERDRVVASGFIK; this is encoded by the coding sequence ATGAAAATTTTAGTCGCGATGAGCGGCGGCGTGGATAGCTCGATGTGCGCGAAGCTGCTGCAGGACGCGGGCCACGAGGTGCAGGGCTGCTATATGAAGTTGCACGCAAAGCCCGGCTATCACGAGGCAAACATCGCCAAAGTCCGCAAGGTTGGCGAGTTTTTGGGTATAAAAATCCACATTTTGGATCTGCAGGAGGATTTTAATCGCGACGTTTACGAGCCCTTCGTGCAGGCCTATATCGGCGGTCTTACGCCGAATCCGTGCGCGCTGTGTAACCGCCGCATAAAGCTCGGCAAGCTCTTGGAATTTGCGCGCGAGCAGGGCTTTGAGCGCCTAGCTACGGGGCATTACGTCCGTATCGAGGACGGGCTTTTAAAAGCCGCTGTAGATCTTAGCAAAGATCAGAGCTATTTTTTAGCAAACATCGATCCTGCCGCGCTTGAGTTTATGCTCTTTCCGCTTGGAGGGATGTATAAAAAGGACGTCAAAGAGGCCGCGCGCGCATATGCGGAGCTTTCGCAGATCGCTTCTGCGAGCGAAAGCAGCGAGATCTGCTTTGTGGACACCACCTACATCGACGTTTTGAACCGTCATACGGGCACCAAAATGCCCGGCATCGTGCGCGACCGTGCGGGCAACGCTATCGGTACTCACGAGGGCTATATGCACTACACGATCGGCAAGCGCCGCGGTTTTACGGTGCACGGCGCGCATGAGCCGCACTTCGTGCTAAGCATCGACCCACACAAAAACGAGATCGTCGTGGGCGGCAAGGACGAGCTGGCGACCTACGAGTTCGACACCGAAAATTTCAACGCCTTTTTAAGCAGGGATGAAATTTTAAATATGCCTGGTCTCGGCGTTAAGATCCGCTACCGCAGCGCCAAGCTCCCCGTTAAAATTTCGCCGCGTGAGGACGGCGGCGTACATGCCGTGCTGTCCATGCCCGCAGCGGGCATCGCTCCGGCTCAGCTCGCGGTTTTTTACGACGAGCGCGACCGCGTAGTGGCAAGCGGATTTATAAAATAG
- a CDS encoding TIGR00730 family Rossman fold protein codes for MQLKEILKDIKIARDNLKNVGKSATIFGSARFSEDNRYVKDAQKLCEGLADLGYSIITGGGGGIMQGANRGAFARARTHSVGFNIMLPFEQKSNGFLTQGAKFSAFAPRKGALIENSEIFVIFPGGFGTLDEFFEILVLVQTGFKRARIYLYDEEFYAPLMEFFRTSLLKSGAINESDLQNFKLCDSVDEILTDVRRKENE; via the coding sequence ATGCAATTAAAAGAAATTTTAAAAGACATCAAAATCGCCCGCGACAATCTCAAAAACGTGGGCAAAAGCGCCACAATCTTCGGTTCGGCACGTTTTAGCGAAGATAATCGCTACGTAAAAGACGCGCAAAAGCTCTGCGAAGGGCTCGCCGATTTAGGATATTCGATCATCACCGGAGGTGGTGGCGGCATTATGCAAGGCGCCAACCGAGGCGCATTTGCGAGGGCAAGGACGCACAGCGTGGGCTTTAACATCATGCTGCCGTTTGAGCAAAAAAGCAACGGCTTTTTGACGCAGGGCGCGAAATTTTCAGCATTTGCACCACGCAAAGGCGCTCTCATCGAAAACAGCGAAATTTTCGTCATCTTTCCGGGCGGCTTTGGGACGCTGGATGAGTTTTTTGAAATTTTAGTGCTGGTGCAGACGGGCTTTAAACGCGCACGGATCTATCTTTACGACGAGGAATTCTACGCACCGCTAATGGAGTTTTTCCGCACTTCGCTGCTAAAATCGGGCGCGATAAACGAAAGCGATCTGCAAAATTTCAAACTCTGCGACAGCGTGGATGAAATTTTGACGGATGTGCGACGTAAGGAGAACGAATGA